cccagggAGGGGCACAGGCCAGAGCCTTGTGGCCCCCAAGGTAAGGGCCTGGGGGAGCTGCCCAACCTACCCGGGAGGTGCCTCTCAGCAGCCGAGCCAAGCCTGGCCTGCCAGCTCCTCGGGGGAGAGACCGGGTTCGGGCTGGCCCCTgccggagggggctggggagaacAAGCCGGCTCCAGGGGGCTCAGCGAGCTGCTTGGCTCGTGCTCAGAGCAGCAGGGGCCGAGCCTAAGCCCTTTAGTGCAGggaacccggggggggggcacaagacCTGGCCCGCGGGAGGAGTCGGGGGGAGAGCAAGGCCTGGCCCTCTGCAGGAGTtcgggggggggccccgcgggaGGCCGGGCTGCAGCCTGTGAGCCGGGTACACCCCCACCCGCCCAGAAAGCGGCACAGGCCCGTTACAAAAGGCTTTATTAAAAGGGGCCAACAGTCCAGGGCGGCGCGGGGCCCACCGGCGCGGGGCCGGGCAGCTCACAGTGCGCGGCAGGGAGATACAAAGAGCCCTTGCGGCGGAGgggggccgggcccagcccccctgctcccggAGGTCTGGCAGGAAAGGGGAGCCCTAGAAAAGTGTAAAAACCCGCAGGCAGGCGCCCGGGGCAGGCCCTGTAatgcaccacgtggggggggccCCTCCTGGGAGACGGGGAAGAGGCTGGTACTGgcaaaggcacagaggggcagttgggggccccaggctgcccctgggCCCGGACCCGGCAAAGCacaaagggggaaaggagcaGTTTCTACAACTACCACCACTcagcccaagctcctgcccctccccccagcccatgtacacagctccagcccccctcccacagccctgagCTGCCGCAGGGGAGCTTGGGCCAGGGAACGGAGGCGAAGGCCACGGCCTGCGGGGGCAcagggctgctggcagctgccccCACACAACTGAGCCAAGCCCCACTCtggggcaccctgcccccagtgcaCAGCAGGGCCACGCTCCCCCCCGCAGCTCTGCCACACGTGGGGTCTGGCCCGGGCCGTGGGACCAAGGCACCGCAAAGCTGCGGGGAGGCACCGCTGTAAACAGGGCGGCAGAGAGCGCCTGTAAGCGCGGCCGagcggggggagccaggcaggcggggggggcccaggctcccagctccccgccctgcccagcctgaCCCCCAGAGTAGCCCTTAGGGAGGGGCTCccgcccagcacccccaggccagccctgcccgccCTCAGCCAAggcacacggggcgggggggcggggccctcaGGAGACGTGGGGCGAGGGCCGCCAGAAGCACCACTTGCTGGACGTGTGCTGCTTCCGCGccagctgctcctcctgctcccgctccttcTTGGAGCGCAGGTAGAGATCCTCCTCCTTCAGGTACCACACGGGCGGCCAGCGGTGCCTCTCGCAGTGCGCCTTGTTCTCTGCGGGCGAGAGCGCGTCAGGGCTGGCCCCGGCGGCCACCGCGAGCCCCCCCGGCCGGCCAGAGCGAgccccccccggcgcctcccCCGGCCGGCCAGAGCGAGCCCCCCCGGCCGGCCAGAGCGGGCGCCTCCCCCGGCCAGAGCGAGCCCCCCCCGGCCGGCCAGAGCGAgccccccccggcgcctcccCCGGCCGGCCAGAGCGAgccccccccggcgcctcccCCGGCCGGCCAGAGCGAGCCCCCCCGGCCGGCCAGAGCGAGCCCCCCCGGCGCCTCCCCCGGCCGGCCAGAGCGAGCCCCCCCGGCCGGCCAGAGCGAGCCCCCCCGGCGCCTCCCCCGGCCGGCCAGAGCGAGCCCCCCCGGCCGGCCAGAGCGAgccccccccggcgcctcccCCGGCCGGCCAGAGCGAGCCCCCCCGGCGCCTCCCCCGGCCGGCCAGAGCGAGCCCCCCCGGCGCCTCCCCCGGCCGGCCACAGCGAGCCCCCccggcgcctcccccccagccagccacagcGAGCCCCCCCGGCCGGCCAGAGCGAGCCCCCccggcgcctcccccccagccggCCACAGCGAGCCCCcatgctcccccagccagcccccccggcgCCTCCCCCAGCCGGCCTCCCCCCGGCCGGCCAGAGCGAGCCCCCCCGGCGCCTCCCCCAGCcggcctcccccccggccagccagaGTGAGCCCCcacgccccctgcagccccccccagccggcCAGAgcgagccccctgcagcccccccagccagccagagcgagcccctgcgccccccccccccaccggcccctGCGCCGACCCATCCCAGCCCCACCGGCCAGCCCCAGTGagcccctgcaccaccacccctggTCCCACTGagccccagcgccctgcccacCACCTACTGGCCCACTGGGCCCCCCTGCTGGCTCCGGTCCCACTGagccccggcaccctgcccccggccccactGAGACCCCGCCTCAGGCTCCCCGCCCCTCGCGAGCAGGCTTCCCCCCCTTTAAGGGGTAACCAGGTCACTGACTGAAGGGGGTGTCACACCCTGCTCCCCAAGCTGGCTGAAATGCCACGTTTGCCATTGGGCAGCATCGCGTTAGACCCGCCCCTTCCCCGGCCCCGGCAGCCGCCCCTCAGCCCCTACCTGGCGACATGCGCTTCATCTCCCTGGGGAAGCGGCGGCAGATGCTGTTGTAGTTGGTGCAGATGAAGTGCAGGCACCAGGCCGCCAGCTGCTGGGCGTTGTGGAACTGCCAGACACAGGCCGGTTCAGAGCCCCCTTGGGCAAGGGGACTACacatcccagcatgcaatgcagcCAGGCAGCCGCacagcatgctgggagctggaggctctgcccctcacccctccagGGGTCCACGCACCGCCCCACCCTGGGCGTGCCCCAacccagtgggcacagctggacaGGGACACAAGGGGTCACCGGCCAGgtgactgcccccagcccagggccttgtcccTCCCAAGTGACACCCGGGGGGCGTAGCTGAggcacctggcacaggcagcagggcaACCTGGcccgccccatctccctgccagggCAACCTGGCCCGCCCCGTCTCCCTGCCAGGGCAACCTGGCCCGCCCCGTCTCCCTGCCAGGGCAACCTGGCCCGCCCCGTCTCCCTGCCAGGGCAACCTGGCCCGCCCCGTCTCCCTGCCAGGGCACGCCGCTGCgtgacccccccgccccgtctccctGCCAGGGCAACCTGGcccgccccatctccctgccagggCAACCTGGCCcgccccacctccctgccaggGCACGCCGCTGCgcgaccccccccgccccatctccctgccagggCAACCTGGCCcgccccacctccctgccaggGCACGCCGCTGCGTGACTCCCCCCGCTCCATCTCCCTGCCCGGGCAACCTGGcccgccccatctccctgccagggCACGCCGCTGCGcgactcccccccccgccccatctccctgcccggGCAACCtggcccaccccacctccctgccaggGCACGCCGCTGCGCGACCCCCCCCCGCTCCATCTCCCTGCCAGGGCAACCTGGcccgccccatctccctgccagggCACGCCGCTGtgcgaccccccccgccccatctccctgcccggGCAACCTGGcccgccccatctccctgccagggCAACCTGGcccaccccatctccctgccagggCACACCGCTGCgcgacccccccccaccccgtctccCTGCCAGGGCAACCtggcccaccccacctccctgccaggGCACGCCGCtgcgcgacccccccccccccccgccctgtctcCCTGCCAGGGCACTCCGCaccgcgaccccccccccccccccgcctccctgccaGGGCACTCCGCaccgcgacccccccccccccccgatccttcagctgctgcagcccataGCCAGGGCCAGCTCCACCCTCCCCGCCCAGTCCCATCCCCACGCACCTGAGTCATCTCCAGGTAGATGATCACCTGCTCGTCAATCTCCACCTGCTGCACATAGGCACGGAGCAGCTCATCCACCGCGTGCTGCtctgggggcagagcggggcagtgagcggggc
The window above is part of the Pelodiscus sinensis isolate JC-2024 unplaced genomic scaffold, ASM4963464v1 ctg76, whole genome shotgun sequence genome. Proteins encoded here:
- the LOC142824315 gene encoding rho-related BTB domain-containing protein 2-like, whose product is MVAMFCGHFRESYSTEVSLPGTKCACLRAVLEFLYTGHFTPTPDLDASDLLVLTNRLCLPRLQALTEQHAVDELLRAYVQQVEIDEQVIIYLEMTQFHNAQQLAAWCLHFICTNYNSICRRFPREMKRMSPENKAHCERHRWPPVWYLKEEDLYLRSKKEREQEEQLARKQHTSSKWCFWRPSPHVS